The following proteins are co-located in the Hevea brasiliensis isolate MT/VB/25A 57/8 chromosome 11, ASM3005281v1, whole genome shotgun sequence genome:
- the LOC131170384 gene encoding uncharacterized protein LOC131170384: protein MDFIVGLPKVGGLGNIMVVVDRLSKYAVFMPTPTQFDAKEVARLFFRGVVKYWGLPRDIVSDRDKSEATGANLFEIATGQQPLTPYTVAIPYKGPNPTAFRFAKEWKEKVELAKAFLARASRKMKKWADAKRRNLEFDVGDLVLVRMFPRTHGKRHKGLLRKYEGPFPVEQRIGKVAYRVKLPAQLECHLVFHVSLLKPYHTDQEDPARNKSKWAPVAVTSTLEHEPEEVIAHRVVPPWGTHPGYVEYLVK from the exons ATGGATTTCATAGTGGGATTGCCGAAGGTGGGAGGCCTTGGCAACATCATGGTCGTGGTAGACCGCCTCAGTAAGTATGCAGTATTCATGCCTACCCCAACCCAATTTGATGCTAAAGAGGTTGCTCGATTATTCTTCAGGGGAGTAGTAAAGTATTGGGGGTTGCCGAGAGACATTGTCAGTGACAGGGAC AAAAGTGAGGCAACGGGAGCAAATCTCTTTGAAATTGCTACGGGACAGCAGCCCCTCACCCCATACACGGTGGCAATTCCTTATAAGGGTCCGAATCCAACAGCCTTTCGGTTTGCTAAGGAGTGGAAGGAGAAAGTGGAGCTAGCAAAAGCCTTCTTGGCTAGGGCTTCCAGAAAAATGAAGAAATGGGCCGATGCTAAGCGGAGAAACTTAGAATTTGATGTGGGAGACTTGGTGCTAGTGAGGATGTTCCCTAGAACTCATGGCAAACGGCACAAAGGGTTATTGAGGAAATATGAGGGACCATTTCCGGTGGAGCAAAGAATTGGGAAAGTAGCTTATCGTGTGAAACTGCCAGCACAATTGGAGTGCCATCTGGTGTTCCATGTTAGTCTCTTGAAGCCATACCACACCGACCAAGAGGATCCAGCCAGGAATAAATCGAAATGGGCACCAGTTGCAGTGACAAGCACATTAGAACATGAGCCCGAAGAGGTGATAGCACATCGGGTTGTTCCTCCATGGGGCACCCACCCTGGTTATGTGGAATATTTAGTGAAATAG
- the LOC110633419 gene encoding uncharacterized protein LOC110633419, translating into MRSEMRTNKLSLSPLTSSNDNQMLTNSQGSRFDNSVSQAAGEEGPNKLNPPTNCERDFDAVRESMHSAISLNKAEVLDFVLNDFSEGYLSLSFENRRKLLIMLAQVYDLNRTQVRDLIKQYLGLELPGSNASESSTVDEEAMLSSFYRLERNLRQVLKPAYELLFERLNNHHGGLRFLSILRADILSILEEENIGSLQVLDSCLKEKLNTWLSPAALELHQITWDDPASLLEKIVAYEAVHPISNLLDLKRRLGVGRLCFGYLHPAIPGEPLIFMEVALLKNVAQAIHEVLWDAPPIVESEATCALFCSISSTQPGLAGINLGKFLIKRVITLVKKEMPHISTFATISSVPGYMQWLLSRLASQSILAEVENMSQSSSKGSVSTFRENLLEPDEERLLMNCSQKAFPGKNGMDVMLNLLTSTKYEWTSSAELLSALKPPLVRLCARYLLEEKKRGKALDSVANFHLQNGAMIERINWMADQSDKGLRQSGGIMVNYVYRVEKIDEYAQSYFSTGHIHASNDIRRSIMPWKEHEVTTI; encoded by the exons ATGCGAAGCGAAATGAGAACAAACAAGCTATCTCTCTCACCTCTCACT AGCAGCAATGATAATCAAATGCTAACCAATTCTCAAGGAAGCAGATTCGATAATAGTGTTTCGCAGGCTGCTGGAGAGGAAGGACCCAACAAGCTTAATCCCCCTACTAACTGCGAGAG GGATTTCGATGCTGTCCGGGAATCTATGCACTCCGCTATATCTTTGAACAAAGCTGAGGTTCTGGATTTTGTGCTTAATGATTTCTCCGAG GGTTATCTTAGCCTTTCCTTTGAAAATCGCCGGAAATTATTGATCATGCTCGCTCAAGTTTATGATCTCAATAGGACACAAGTTCGTGATCTCATTAAGCAATATCTTGGACTTGAACTTCCTGGCA GTAATGCAAGTGAATCTAGTACTGTTGATGAGGAAGCTATGCTTTCTTCTTTCTATCGCCTTGAACGGAACTTGAGACAAGTTCTTAAGCCAGCATATGAACTCCTTTTTGAACGACTTAACAACCACCATGGGGGATTGAGGTTCCTGTCCATTCTTCGGGCTGACATTTTATCTATTCTCGA AGAGGAAAATATTGGATCTTTGCAAGTGCTAGATTCCTGCTTAAAGGAAAAACTTAATACATGGCTTAGTCCTGCTGCATTGGAGCTTCACCAGATTACATGGGATGATCCTGCTTCATTGCTGGAGAAAATTGTGGCTTATGAG GCTGTACATCCAATCAGCAATCTTTTAGATCTTAAAAGAAGGTTGGGTGTTGGTCGTCTTTGTTTCGGATATTTACATCCAGCAATACCTG gTGAGCCCCTTATTTTCATGGAAGTTGCCCTTCTAAAGAATGTGGCTCAAGCAATACAT GAAGTTTTATGGGATGCTCCTCCCATAGTTGAATCTGAGGCCACATGTGCATTATTTTGTTCTATATCATCAACTCAG CCTGGCTTGGCAGGGATCAACCTGGGAAAGTTTCTTATCAAGCGTGTTATTACTCTGGTGAAAAAAGAAATGCCCCATATATCT ACATTTGCAACAATAAGCTCAGTTCCCGGATACATGCAATGGCTGCTATCTAGGTTGGCATCTCAGTCAATCCTTGCTGAAGTGGAGAACATGTCACAATCGTCTTCAAAAGGATCTGTTTCCACTTTTAGGGAAAACTTACTCGAACCAGATGAAGAAAGATTACTTATGAATTGTTCTCA GAAGGCTTTTCCTGGAAAAAATGGCATGGATGTCATGTTGAATTTACTAACATCAACTAAATATGAGTGGACCAGTTCAGCTGAATTGCTTTCAGCATTAAAGCCTCCTCTAGTGCGACTGTGTGCCAG GTACCTTcttgaagagaaaaagagaggaaaagCTCTAGATTCTGTTGCAAATTTTCACTTGCAAAATGGAGCA ATGATAGAAAGAATAAACTGGATGGCAGACCAATCTGACAAAGGTCTTCGTCAAAGTGGAGGTATTATGGTGAACTATGTTTACAG ggttgagaaaattgatgAATATGCTCAGTCATATTTCAGCACAGGACATATACATGCCTCAAATGACATCCGTCGGAGTATTATG CCATGGAAGGAACATGAAGTGACAACAATTTAG